The following are encoded in a window of Chitinophagaceae bacterium genomic DNA:
- a CDS encoding methionyl-tRNA formyltransferase, translating into MKLVVFGEDMYTAAVTESLVKAGHKVSLLVTPDSPAANFKVLGEVTEKNGIEFLKTADVNSAVVAGKISKVKPDLIVSAHLRRILREEIFTLAAKGAINIHPSLLPKYRGLSPQHQAILHGDSESGVTVHFIEAGVDTGDIILQKKFAIGTEDYILHVQARMLTIYKTIVVEALELLESDSFRAMKQDHEQVSYFGPLKKADREIDLSRSSKEIYDLIRAVSLPYKGAFYKDYVIWAAGIGEDKILVEKYKNVGLYCEEAEDRVIIRLKDGCLVSEDFEIKKD; encoded by the coding sequence ATGAAACTGGTTGTATTCGGAGAAGATATGTACACGGCCGCAGTGACCGAATCACTGGTAAAAGCCGGTCATAAGGTTTCGTTGCTGGTTACCCCGGATAGCCCTGCGGCAAACTTTAAAGTGCTTGGGGAAGTGACTGAAAAGAATGGCATTGAGTTCTTAAAAACGGCAGATGTCAACTCAGCAGTTGTTGCCGGAAAGATCAGTAAAGTAAAACCTGACCTTATCGTATCAGCTCATCTGCGACGAATCTTAAGGGAGGAAATATTTACACTGGCCGCAAAAGGAGCCATCAATATTCATCCTTCGCTCTTGCCTAAATACCGGGGACTATCACCCCAGCATCAGGCAATCCTGCATGGAGACAGTGAGTCGGGCGTGACCGTTCATTTTATTGAGGCAGGCGTGGATACCGGCGACATCATCCTGCAAAAGAAATTTGCGATAGGTACGGAGGATTATATCTTACATGTTCAGGCCCGGATGTTGACTATTTATAAAACGATCGTTGTGGAAGCGCTTGAATTACTGGAAAGCGATTCCTTCCGGGCCATGAAACAGGACCATGAACAGGTCAGTTATTTTGGCCCGCTTAAAAAGGCCGACAGGGAAATAGACCTGTCAAGATCCAGCAAAGAGATATATGATCTTATAAGGGCTGTATCTTTACCTTACAAGGGGGCATTTTATAAGGATTATGTAATCTGGGCTGCCGGTATCGGGGAGGATAAAATCCTGGTGGAAAAGTATAAAAACGTGGGCCTGTATTGCGAAGAAGCAGAAGACAGGGTTATTATCCGGCTTAAAGACGGATGTTTGGTATCGGAAGATTTTGAGATTAAAAAGGATTAA
- a CDS encoding MBOAT family protein, translating into MVFTSFNFLVFFPAVLILYFLLPQKFRGVFLLIASYYFYINIKPVYALLLAGVTITTYLFTNLIAKATSDRGKRLLLIAAIVLILLPLFFFKYFNFVNEGIFGLLNYAGLHLSLPHISLLLPVGISFYTFMALGYIIDVYNEEIEAEKNFGIVALFLSFFPVVMSGPIERASNMFHQFKGKLRFSYEMVVSGLQLMLWGYFMKLALADRISIYIDAVFKNTDQHVGSSLLLATLMQPIRVYGDLGGYSLIAIGCAKVMGVNVIPNFNRPFFATTMSEFWRRWHISLIKWLTDYVYTPLSFGFRKYGVWGIVIALNLTFIISGAWHGAALNFLVWGGIQGVALSFEMLTRKRKDAFEDRFRLKKRWWYIMLGCVFTYLLFAFSLSFGGDAATVAEVLQIFKRIVTDSFHLPYKDGDTMLYGFIAFSILFIKDFMEEYYPGRILLFNHKNNTVRWLAYYCVIFLIFYLGVFSGEQFVYFQF; encoded by the coding sequence ATGGTTTTTACTTCGTTCAATTTTCTGGTTTTTTTCCCGGCGGTGCTGATCCTGTATTTTTTGCTTCCTCAAAAATTCAGGGGAGTATTTTTGCTGATCGCAAGCTATTATTTTTATATCAATATCAAACCGGTCTATGCACTGCTGCTTGCCGGGGTTACCATAACCACTTATCTTTTCACCAATTTAATTGCCAAAGCAACGTCGGACAGAGGTAAAAGGCTATTGCTTATTGCTGCAATCGTATTGATCCTGCTGCCGCTTTTTTTCTTTAAATATTTCAATTTTGTGAACGAGGGTATTTTTGGGCTGCTCAACTATGCAGGATTGCATTTGTCTCTTCCGCATATAAGCCTTCTGTTGCCGGTAGGCATATCTTTTTACACGTTTATGGCCTTGGGCTATATAATAGATGTGTATAATGAAGAAATAGAGGCAGAAAAGAATTTTGGGATAGTGGCCTTATTCCTTTCTTTTTTCCCGGTTGTGATGTCGGGTCCTATCGAGCGGGCATCAAATATGTTTCACCAGTTCAAAGGAAAACTCCGGTTCAGCTACGAGATGGTTGTTAGCGGCCTGCAACTGATGCTTTGGGGATATTTCATGAAGCTTGCATTGGCTGACCGGATCAGCATATACATTGATGCCGTGTTTAAAAATACCGATCAGCATGTTGGTTCTTCATTGCTTTTGGCAACGTTGATGCAACCCATACGGGTATATGGCGATCTGGGGGGCTATTCGCTGATTGCGATCGGCTGTGCAAAAGTGATGGGTGTTAATGTGATACCAAATTTCAACCGCCCATTCTTTGCAACAACGATGTCGGAATTCTGGAGGCGCTGGCACATCTCATTGATAAAATGGCTTACTGATTATGTGTATACCCCATTGTCTTTTGGTTTCAGAAAATATGGAGTGTGGGGTATTGTCATTGCCCTGAATCTGACCTTTATTATTTCCGGGGCATGGCATGGGGCTGCACTAAATTTCCTGGTGTGGGGCGGCATACAGGGAGTTGCCTTGAGTTTTGAAATGCTTACCAGGAAACGGAAAGATGCTTTTGAGGACAGGTTCCGTTTAAAGAAAAGATGGTGGTATATCATGCTGGGTTGTGTCTTCACATACCTGTTATTCGCCTTTTCATTAAGTTTTGGCGGTGATGCAGCAACGGTTGCTGAAGTACTTCAGATATTTAAAAGAATTGTAACCGATTCGTTTCATTTGCCGTACAAAGATGGCGATACCATGCTGTATGGCTTTATAGCATTTTCGATCCTGTTCATCAAGGATTTTATGGAAGAATATTACCCCGGGCGCATTCTTTTATTTAATCATAAGAACAATACGGTCCGGTGGCTTGCTTACTATTGCGTGATATTCCTGATCTTTTATTTAGGGGTGTTCAGCGGGGAACAGTTCGTTTATTTCCAGTTTTAA
- a CDS encoding AMP-binding protein produces MNNTSAFENIVLQPFLLASESYGANNAFCINGVFYSYRQFGEQVSSIRAAVKKLEPDNVNVGLVANDDIETYAAILALWLEGKCYVPVNPDTPAERNRNVLQQAGTSVVIDSSEHSLFQELQVIRSKELPAGTLDLAALPVPDDARAYIFFTSGTTGVPKGVPISRANLAGFIKAFFELGITMDPTDKCLQMFELTFDLSVMSYLAPLLRGACVYTIPKNKIKFNYIADLLEEHQLTVALMVPSIIHYLRPYLDEIHCTSMKYSLFCGEALPLDVTSEWANSIPNARIMNVYGPTEDTIFCTHYTYGQDGQNKVSNGLLSIGKAMNGTFTIIINDKNEILAPGEKGELCLGGIQLTPGYWKNEEKNKEAFFYTMYHGESTRFYKTGDLCQADEEGDIMYLGRIDSQVKVQGFRVELSEIEFFAKEFLQKINAVAIAFTNQLHNTEIGMVIEAAEFNTKPLVEYMKSKMPGYMIPTQIRFINAFPLNTNGKIDRKLLKEKF; encoded by the coding sequence ATGAATAACACCAGTGCATTTGAGAACATCGTTCTGCAACCTTTCCTTCTTGCTTCGGAGAGCTATGGGGCCAATAATGCATTTTGTATCAACGGGGTTTTTTACTCCTACAGGCAGTTCGGCGAACAGGTTTCATCCATACGGGCCGCTGTTAAAAAACTGGAGCCGGATAATGTAAATGTAGGACTGGTGGCCAATGATGATATTGAAACCTATGCTGCTATCCTTGCGTTATGGCTGGAGGGGAAATGTTATGTACCCGTTAATCCCGACACGCCTGCGGAACGGAACAGGAATGTTTTACAGCAGGCAGGGACATCGGTTGTCATTGATTCATCGGAGCACAGTTTGTTCCAGGAATTACAGGTTATCAGGTCGAAGGAGCTGCCTGCCGGAACGCTGGATCTGGCAGCATTGCCTGTTCCGGATGATGCACGGGCATACATATTCTTTACATCCGGAACCACGGGTGTGCCAAAGGGGGTTCCCATCAGCCGGGCAAACCTGGCAGGGTTCATTAAAGCCTTTTTTGAACTTGGTATAACAATGGATCCAACCGACAAATGCCTGCAGATGTTTGAACTTACATTTGACCTGTCGGTGATGTCATACCTGGCCCCGTTGCTAAGAGGGGCTTGCGTTTATACCATTCCCAAAAACAAGATCAAATTCAATTACATTGCCGATCTGCTGGAGGAACATCAGCTTACCGTAGCGTTGATGGTGCCTTCCATCATTCATTACCTGCGTCCGTACCTGGATGAAATACATTGTACAAGCATGAAGTATAGCTTGTTTTGCGGAGAGGCGCTTCCATTGGATGTAACAAGCGAATGGGCAAACAGTATACCAAACGCCCGGATCATGAATGTATATGGCCCTACAGAAGATACCATTTTTTGCACCCATTACACCTATGGCCAGGATGGACAGAATAAAGTTTCCAACGGCCTGCTTTCCATTGGCAAGGCGATGAACGGAACATTTACCATTATCATAAATGACAAAAACGAAATACTTGCTCCAGGAGAAAAAGGGGAATTGTGCCTGGGTGGTATACAGTTAACCCCCGGCTACTGGAAAAATGAGGAAAAAAATAAAGAGGCCTTTTTTTATACGATGTATCATGGAGAATCAACCCGGTTTTATAAAACAGGCGACCTCTGCCAGGCAGATGAAGAAGGGGATATCATGTACCTGGGCAGGATAGACTCACAGGTAAAGGTGCAGGGTTTCCGGGTGGAGCTTTCGGAGATCGAATTTTTTGCAAAGGAGTTCCTGCAAAAAATAAATGCCGTGGCCATTGCATTTACAAACCAATTACATAATACGGAGATCGGCATGGTCATAGAGGCAGCAGAATTCAATACAAAGCCACTGGTAGAGTATATGAAGTCGAAAATGCCGGGGTATATGATACCAACGCAGATCCGGTTCATAAATGCTTTCCCGCTTAATACGAATGGAAAGATCGACAGGAAACTGCTAAAAGAAAAATTTTAA
- a CDS encoding acyl carrier protein, with protein sequence MERTLITEKLAAIFRNVFNDDAIILRDDLTANEVANWDSLTHMLMIGEVEKVFSVRFKLKELGKLENVKNLVDLIEQKVKS encoded by the coding sequence ATGGAAAGAACGTTAATTACCGAAAAGCTGGCGGCAATTTTCAGGAATGTTTTTAACGATGATGCAATAATATTACGTGATGATCTGACAGCAAATGAAGTTGCCAACTGGGATTCTTTAACACATATGTTGATGATCGGCGAAGTGGAGAAAGTATTTTCAGTGAGGTTCAAACTGAAAGAGCTGGGTAAACTTGAGAATGTGAAAAACCTGGTTGACTTGATTGAACAGAAAGTGAAAAGCTAG
- a CDS encoding acyl carrier protein, translating to MEKEEIVNRLTPVFRKVFSDNSLVITDELSALDVENWDSLSHMLLISEVENEFSIKFKLKDLNKMANVGDMVAIISSKF from the coding sequence ATGGAAAAAGAAGAAATTGTTAACAGGTTGACCCCGGTTTTCAGGAAAGTGTTCTCTGATAATTCGTTGGTGATCACGGATGAACTAAGTGCCCTGGATGTTGAGAACTGGGATTCCTTATCGCATATGCTGCTTATTTCGGAAGTGGAAAATGAGTTCTCCATAAAATTTAAACTGAAGGACCTGAATAAAATGGCAAACGTGGGTGATATGGTTGCCATCATCAGCTCTAAATTTTAA